The following coding sequences lie in one Xanthomonas hyacinthi genomic window:
- the cyoA gene encoding ubiquinol oxidase subunit II: MIPLKQLRRSLRSALSLLPALLLAGCDAAILNPKGQIGHDEKTLLITSVVLMLLVVIPVIVMTLAFAWRYRASNTKARYEPNWSHSTAIEVVVWSIPCMIILVLAVLTWRSSHALDPYKPLDSKVKPITIEAVALDWKWMFIYPEQGIATVNEIAFPVDTPLNFRITSDTVMNSFFIPHLGTQIYAMAGMETKLHLIANEPGDYFGLSANYSGHGFSKMGFTARATDQAGFDAWVAKVKAAPKALDQAEFQILAANRNDKAQYPVTYYASVQDGMFKSLLDKYMMGKGHHMEGHHDHPASAAEPVAMCTSGDK; encoded by the coding sequence ATGATTCCGTTGAAACAACTCCGGCGCTCGCTGCGCTCCGCTCTGTCGCTCCTGCCCGCGCTGCTGCTGGCCGGGTGCGACGCGGCCATCCTCAACCCCAAGGGACAGATCGGCCACGACGAAAAGACGTTGCTGATCACCTCGGTGGTGCTGATGCTGCTGGTGGTGATCCCGGTCATCGTGATGACCCTGGCCTTCGCCTGGCGCTACCGCGCCTCCAACACCAAGGCCCGCTACGAGCCGAACTGGTCGCACTCCACCGCGATCGAGGTGGTGGTGTGGTCGATCCCGTGCATGATCATCCTGGTGCTGGCGGTGCTGACCTGGCGCTCCTCGCATGCGCTGGATCCGTACAAGCCGCTGGACTCCAAGGTCAAGCCGATCACCATCGAGGCGGTGGCGCTGGACTGGAAGTGGATGTTCATCTACCCGGAGCAGGGCATCGCCACGGTCAACGAGATCGCGTTCCCGGTGGATACGCCGCTGAACTTCAGGATCACCTCCGACACGGTGATGAACTCGTTCTTCATCCCGCATCTGGGCACGCAGATCTATGCGATGGCCGGCATGGAGACCAAGTTGCACCTGATCGCCAACGAGCCGGGCGACTACTTCGGCCTGTCGGCGAACTACAGCGGCCACGGCTTCTCGAAGATGGGCTTCACCGCCCGCGCCACCGACCAGGCCGGGTTCGACGCCTGGGTGGCCAAGGTCAAGGCCGCGCCGAAGGCGCTGGACCAGGCCGAGTTCCAGATCCTGGCGGCCAACCGCAACGACAAGGCGCAGTACCCGGTGACCTACTACGCGTCGGTGCAGGACGGCATGTTCAAGTCGTTGCTTGACAAATACATGATGGGCAAGGGCCACCACATGGAAGGCCACCACGACCATCCGGCATCGGCTGCTGAGCCGGTCGCCATGTGCACTTCTGGAGACAAGTGA
- a CDS encoding helix-turn-helix transcriptional regulator yields MATAKQGGVPQKGGAAAAKRKRGQSVPAPAPAQGLGAGVQVRDLFELLKPVVALLGGVIGENIEVVLHDLSAPGASVLAIANGHVSGRNLGDPILSGPREDVGFSELYRDVAGTGAISWAIVDEYQTTNAAGRQLRSATLLFRDGAGLPMAALCLNADMTVFEMAHGWLEQMLHRKPRPPRSEARTGEVGLEAMMQEIIDDAVKRFMKPPALMNKEEKMYAVEAMMHRGLFLIRNSVEQVAAALGVSRFTIYNYIEQIKQKKAATRP; encoded by the coding sequence ATGGCAACAGCGAAACAGGGCGGGGTGCCGCAAAAGGGCGGGGCGGCCGCGGCCAAGCGCAAACGCGGGCAGTCGGTACCTGCGCCTGCGCCTGCGCAAGGGCTGGGGGCGGGGGTGCAGGTGCGCGACCTGTTCGAACTGCTCAAGCCAGTGGTGGCGCTGCTCGGCGGGGTGATCGGCGAGAACATCGAAGTGGTGTTGCACGACCTGTCCGCGCCCGGGGCCTCGGTGCTGGCGATCGCCAATGGCCACGTGTCCGGGCGCAACCTCGGCGACCCGATCCTCAGCGGCCCGCGCGAGGACGTCGGTTTCAGCGAGCTCTACCGCGACGTCGCGGGCACCGGCGCGATCAGCTGGGCGATCGTCGACGAGTACCAGACCACCAATGCCGCCGGCCGCCAGCTGCGCTCGGCCACGCTGCTGTTCCGCGACGGTGCCGGCCTGCCGATGGCCGCGCTATGCCTCAATGCCGACATGACCGTGTTCGAGATGGCGCATGGCTGGCTGGAGCAGATGCTGCACCGCAAGCCCAGGCCGCCGCGCAGCGAGGCGCGCACCGGCGAAGTCGGGCTGGAGGCGATGATGCAGGAGATCATCGACGACGCGGTCAAGCGCTTCATGAAACCGCCGGCGCTGATGAACAAGGAAGAGAAGATGTACGCGGTGGAGGCGATGATGCACCGCGGCCTGTTCCTGATCCGCAACAGCGTGGAGCAGGTGGCGGCGGCGCTGGGCGTCAGCCGCTTCACCATCTACAACTACATCGAGCAGATCAAGCAGAAGAAGGCGGCGACGCGGCCCTAG
- a CDS encoding S10 family serine carboxypeptidase-like protein codes for MPPKTRLLQPLLALALAMALPAGRVHATEPGFVDPATLDQVSLPTPVTTQHHGVFNGQRIDYAATVETYATTGADGHPAARLVSTAYIATSADNARPLIFAFNGGPIAASTPLHFGLLGPQRLAVPDDLHADATGFKLVDNRHAPLDVADIVIFDPASTGYSRVADGVAPASQFSTRADARQLAQLVTAWLDRHGRRGAPVYLLGESYGTLRAPEAATQLKAAGTAVDGIILLGQADNILEYAQRRDNIISYAVSLPTLAALGWYHGKVDRRGHSFAQFVDAASAYGRERYLSTLFLGNRASAQQREEVAQALQSFTGLSADAWLKADLKLSKVAYARQLFPGQILASSDGRYLLDAQGNSSSVPDYNAVAERYYRQVLKVPAQAGHYSTAMPTSSDFNAWDWDANTSPFGDYPWVGQLRELLVSNPRMRLLVGNGYYDSQTTIGAMDYLAAQSGFPMDQVRTRYYNGGHMMYTVERSAADLADDIRQMVRRTW; via the coding sequence ATGCCGCCGAAGACCCGATTGCTGCAGCCGCTGCTGGCACTGGCCCTGGCGATGGCACTGCCCGCCGGCCGCGTGCATGCCACCGAGCCGGGCTTCGTCGATCCGGCCACGCTGGACCAGGTATCGCTGCCCACGCCGGTGACCACGCAGCACCACGGCGTATTCAACGGCCAGCGCATCGACTACGCCGCGACGGTGGAAACCTATGCCACCACTGGCGCCGACGGGCACCCGGCCGCACGCCTGGTCTCCACCGCCTACATCGCCACGTCCGCCGACAACGCGCGGCCGCTGATCTTCGCCTTCAACGGCGGCCCGATCGCCGCCAGCACGCCGCTGCATTTCGGCCTGCTCGGCCCGCAGCGGCTGGCCGTGCCCGACGACCTGCATGCCGATGCCACCGGCTTCAAACTGGTGGACAACCGCCATGCGCCGCTGGACGTGGCCGACATCGTCATCTTCGATCCGGCCAGCACCGGCTACAGCCGCGTCGCCGACGGCGTGGCGCCGGCTAGCCAGTTCTCCACCCGCGCCGACGCGCGCCAGCTCGCGCAACTGGTGACGGCGTGGCTGGACCGGCACGGCCGGCGCGGCGCGCCGGTGTACCTGCTGGGCGAAAGCTACGGCACCTTGCGCGCGCCGGAGGCAGCCACGCAACTGAAGGCCGCCGGCACCGCGGTGGACGGCATCATCCTGCTTGGCCAGGCCGACAACATCCTCGAATACGCCCAGCGCCGCGACAACATCATCAGCTACGCGGTGTCGCTGCCGACCCTGGCCGCGCTCGGCTGGTACCACGGCAAGGTCGACCGCCGCGGACACAGCTTCGCGCAGTTCGTCGATGCCGCCTCCGCCTACGGCCGCGAGCGCTACCTGAGCACCCTGTTCCTCGGCAACCGCGCCAGCGCGCAACAACGCGAAGAGGTGGCGCAGGCGCTGCAATCGTTCACCGGCCTGTCGGCGGACGCCTGGCTGAAAGCCGATCTGAAGCTGTCCAAGGTCGCCTACGCGCGCCAGCTGTTTCCGGGCCAGATCCTGGCGTCCAGCGACGGTCGCTACCTGCTCGATGCGCAGGGCAATTCCAGCAGCGTGCCCGACTACAACGCCGTCGCCGAGCGCTATTACCGGCAGGTGCTGAAAGTGCCCGCGCAGGCGGGCCACTACTCCACCGCGATGCCGACCTCCAGCGACTTCAACGCCTGGGATTGGGACGCGAACACATCGCCGTTCGGCGACTACCCGTGGGTCGGGCAACTGCGCGAGCTGCTGGTGTCGAACCCGCGCATGCGGCTGCTGGTCGGCAACGGCTACTACGACAGCCAGACCACGATCGGCGCGATGGATTATCTCGCCGCGCAATCGGGGTTCCCGATGGACCAGGTGCGCACGCGCTACTACAACGGCGGACACATGATGTACACGGTCGAGCGCAGCGCCGCCGACCTCGCCGACGACATCCGGCAGATGGTCCGCCGCACCTGGTGA
- a CDS encoding TonB-dependent receptor: MSSVARNRLSQVISCALCCPASALLLLPSIALAQQDDGTAAAKQLDTITVTAQKRSERLQDVPMSVQVLNTEKMSSEGSYKLADYFAQLPGLSYIQSPMSSNIVLRGIATDSGLGSRPTSGIVIDDVPYGSALSTGAIPDLDPSDLQQIEVLRGPQGTLYGASSMGGLIKYVMTDPDTSATFGRVEAGGSSAAHGGSGYNARTSVNLPFSDRFALRVSLFQRQDPDFVHNTNSDDKNDSQVRGGRVSALWNVTDTLTIRSSALFQDTETGSSSVVDTDPELHPLYGHYNHDRISGGDTFKGQVRFYTTKVSWDLGWATLDSISGYAQHRSMAYQDVGYTTIGRLAPVFAGIFGLDSSNPSSLIDNRYNTNRTTQEVRLVSQGERALDWQVGAFYSDEEAKSTQNFYIADKSSGTIYRDFPLLVSLGDSTYREKAVYADGTYHFTPQFDIQVGARYARNSLRENSDTGGLLQDPNQSFDSNKDSATTYLFSPRYRFNDELMTYLRVASGYRAGGSNGTLVANVPFSYDSDSLWSYELGLKTQLLDHSLSLDAALFHIDWSDLQISQVEPTLGSSYTTNAGKATSQGLELSVNWVPSADWKVSASYAYTDATLAQDIPGYTEGSSAYGKDGNRLPYSARNSASASLKRYFALGDNLEGFAGADVAYMGDRDMEFTTSASIPRIHLPSYTTLGLNAGVQGQAWSATLYVRNLTDEVGYINANRRGSLASSTLGATMIQPRTLGLTLAWDY; the protein is encoded by the coding sequence ATGTCATCCGTAGCCCGCAACCGTCTTTCCCAGGTCATTTCGTGCGCACTGTGCTGCCCGGCCAGCGCGCTCCTGCTGCTGCCGTCCATCGCGCTCGCCCAGCAGGACGACGGCACGGCCGCAGCCAAGCAGCTGGACACCATCACCGTGACCGCGCAGAAGCGCAGCGAGCGGCTGCAGGACGTGCCGATGTCGGTGCAGGTGCTCAACACCGAGAAGATGAGCAGCGAAGGCAGCTACAAGCTGGCCGACTATTTCGCGCAGCTGCCCGGCCTGTCCTACATCCAGTCGCCGATGAGCAGCAACATCGTGCTGCGCGGCATCGCCACCGACTCCGGCCTCGGCAGCCGCCCGACCTCGGGCATCGTCATCGACGACGTGCCCTACGGTTCGGCGCTGAGCACCGGCGCGATCCCCGACCTGGACCCCTCCGACCTGCAGCAGATCGAAGTGCTGCGCGGCCCGCAAGGCACGCTGTACGGCGCCAGCAGCATGGGCGGGCTGATCAAGTACGTGATGACCGATCCGGACACCAGCGCGACCTTCGGCCGCGTCGAGGCCGGCGGCTCCAGCGCCGCGCACGGCGGCTCCGGCTACAACGCGCGCACCTCGGTGAACCTGCCGTTCTCCGACCGCTTCGCGCTGCGGGTCAGCCTGTTCCAGCGCCAGGACCCGGACTTCGTGCACAACACCAACAGCGACGACAAGAACGACAGCCAGGTGCGCGGCGGCCGCGTCTCGGCGCTGTGGAACGTCACCGACACGTTGACCATCCGCTCCTCGGCGCTGTTCCAGGACACCGAGACCGGCTCCAGTTCGGTGGTCGATACCGACCCCGAGCTGCATCCGCTGTACGGCCATTACAACCACGACCGCATCAGCGGCGGCGACACCTTCAAGGGCCAGGTGCGCTTCTACACCACCAAGGTCAGCTGGGATCTGGGCTGGGCCACGCTGGACAGCATCAGCGGCTATGCGCAGCACCGCAGCATGGCCTACCAGGATGTGGGTTACACCACCATCGGCCGGCTCGCACCGGTGTTCGCCGGCATCTTCGGCCTGGACAGCAGCAACCCCAGTTCGCTGATCGACAACCGCTACAACACCAACCGCACCACCCAGGAGGTGCGGCTGGTCTCGCAAGGCGAGCGCGCGCTGGACTGGCAGGTCGGCGCGTTCTACAGCGACGAGGAGGCCAAGAGCACGCAGAACTTCTACATCGCCGACAAGTCCAGCGGCACCATCTACCGCGACTTCCCGCTGCTGGTCTCGCTGGGCGACAGCACCTACCGCGAGAAGGCGGTGTACGCCGACGGCACCTACCATTTCACCCCGCAGTTCGACATCCAGGTCGGCGCCCGCTACGCGCGCAACAGCCTGCGCGAGAACAGCGACACCGGCGGCCTGCTGCAGGACCCGAACCAGAGCTTCGACAGCAACAAGGACAGCGCCACCACCTACCTGTTCTCGCCGCGCTACCGCTTCAACGACGAGCTGATGACCTACCTGCGCGTGGCCTCCGGCTACCGTGCCGGCGGCAGCAACGGCACGCTGGTGGCCAACGTCCCGTTCTCCTACGACTCCGACAGCCTGTGGAGCTACGAGCTGGGCCTGAAGACGCAGCTGCTGGACCACTCGCTGAGCCTGGATGCGGCGCTGTTCCACATCGACTGGAGCGACCTGCAGATCTCGCAGGTCGAGCCGACCCTGGGCAGCAGCTACACCACCAATGCCGGCAAGGCCACCAGCCAGGGCCTGGAACTGTCGGTCAACTGGGTGCCGTCGGCCGACTGGAAGGTCAGCGCCAGCTACGCCTACACCGATGCCACGCTGGCCCAGGACATCCCCGGCTACACCGAGGGGTCCTCCGCCTACGGCAAGGACGGCAATCGCCTGCCGTACTCGGCGCGCAACAGCGCCTCGGCCTCGCTCAAGCGCTACTTCGCGCTGGGCGACAACCTGGAGGGCTTCGCCGGCGCCGACGTGGCCTACATGGGCGATCGCGACATGGAGTTCACCACCTCGGCCAGCATCCCGCGCATCCACCTGCCCAGCTACACCACGCTCGGCCTCAACGCCGGCGTGCAGGGCCAGGCCTGGAGCGCCACGTTGTACGTGCGCAACCTCACCGACGAGGTCGGCTACATCAACGCCAACCGCCGCGGCTCGCTGGCCAGCTCGACGCTCGGCGCGACGATGATCCAGCCGCGCACGCTCGGCCTGACCCTGGCCTGGGACTATTGA
- a CDS encoding S10 family serine carboxypeptidase-like protein, producing MKWIHGLALLLCAALPFAAVADDAAADGAAAPVAHPTLLSAPQQTRIGEQRLRYRVSFDQLDFVGANGARVASIGAIGYLAERADASARPVLFAFNGGPGASSVLQVEGLGPRLRVRDGKRQTLIANPHSILDVADLVFIDPPGTGFSQAPTDAAARARYWSDHGDAKAVESMIRHWLKTHGRERAPLYIAGESYGGYRLALLAAGIADLRPAGVLLVSPLLDASSGDDSPGNDLRAVFDLPSLVVAAAAHGKGDLAGQAVENVYAQARAFALGDYAQALLQGSALPADARSRMAARLAALLGLPPQALLAADLRPDVETFRLGVLAADGRQIGRLDSRVAAPLPALHAADNGRPSAANDPALGLGRSNRITSAAMADYLHGLFGTALPRNYVSLDIDIAMAWRFSADDGAGARPFGTALRFNPTPNLARLAQANPDFHVLALNGYYDLAVPALGPWYALHHSALDPARIDFRLLPGGHAVFAEDALRPQLHNLLKEFLR from the coding sequence ATGAAATGGATCCACGGCCTGGCGCTGCTGCTGTGTGCGGCGTTGCCGTTCGCCGCCGTTGCCGACGATGCTGCCGCCGACGGCGCAGCGGCGCCGGTCGCGCACCCGACCCTGCTGTCCGCTCCGCAGCAGACCCGCATCGGCGAGCAGCGGCTGCGCTATCGGGTCAGCTTCGACCAGCTCGATTTCGTCGGCGCGAACGGCGCCCGTGTCGCCTCGATCGGCGCCATCGGCTACCTGGCCGAGCGCGCCGACGCCAGCGCGCGACCCGTGCTGTTCGCCTTCAACGGCGGGCCAGGCGCATCGTCGGTATTGCAGGTCGAAGGCCTCGGTCCGCGGCTGCGCGTGCGCGACGGCAAACGGCAGACACTGATCGCCAATCCGCACAGCATTCTCGATGTCGCCGACCTGGTGTTCATCGATCCGCCCGGCACCGGCTTCAGCCAGGCCCCGACCGATGCCGCCGCGCGCGCACGCTACTGGTCCGACCATGGCGACGCCAAGGCCGTGGAATCGATGATCCGGCATTGGCTCAAGACGCACGGACGCGAACGCGCGCCGCTGTACATCGCCGGCGAAAGCTATGGCGGCTACCGGCTCGCCCTGCTCGCCGCCGGCATCGCCGACCTGCGCCCGGCCGGGGTGCTGCTGGTCTCGCCGCTGCTCGACGCCAGCAGCGGCGACGACAGCCCCGGCAACGACCTGCGCGCGGTGTTCGACCTGCCCTCGCTGGTCGTCGCCGCCGCCGCCCACGGCAAGGGCGACCTGGCCGGGCAAGCGGTCGAAAACGTCTATGCGCAGGCGCGTGCGTTCGCGCTCGGCGACTATGCGCAGGCGCTGCTGCAGGGCAGCGCCTTGCCGGCCGACGCACGCAGCCGCATGGCCGCGCGCCTGGCCGCGCTGCTGGGCCTGCCGCCGCAAGCGCTGCTGGCGGCCGACCTGCGTCCGGACGTGGAAACCTTCCGCCTCGGCGTGCTCGCCGCCGACGGCCGGCAGATCGGCCGGCTCGACAGCCGCGTCGCCGCGCCGCTGCCGGCGCTGCACGCGGCGGACAACGGCCGGCCCTCGGCCGCCAACGATCCGGCGCTCGGCCTGGGCCGCAGCAACCGGATCACCTCCGCGGCGATGGCCGACTACCTGCATGGCCTGTTCGGCACTGCGTTGCCGCGCAACTACGTCAGCCTGGACATCGATATCGCCATGGCCTGGCGCTTCAGCGCCGACGATGGCGCCGGCGCGCGCCCGTTCGGCACCGCGCTGCGCTTCAATCCCACCCCGAACCTGGCGCGCCTGGCGCAGGCCAACCCCGACTTCCATGTGCTCGCGCTCAACGGCTATTACGACCTGGCCGTACCCGCGCTCGGCCCCTGGTACGCGCTGCACCACAGCGCCCTGGATCCGGCACGCATCGATTTCCGCCTGCTGCCCGGCGGCCATGCCGTGTTCGCGGAAGACGCGCTGCGCCCGCAACTGCACAACCTGCTGAAGGAGTTCCTGCGATGA
- a CDS encoding amidohydrolase family protein, producing the protein MTRTLLLAAALAAACTCAGHTASAANPPQSLVLIANGENVGYLKATADGNTYEVDYHVDNNGRGPKHHETIVLGEHALPLAWSIAGTSLMGGQVAERYRWRDGIAEWNSQADSGRTPQPRPALYITNDSSPWAMWTYAKALLAAPEHALDVLPAGRMQLELVGTLALQGQAGAPPVQARLLRLSGLDLEPHYLAVDANDALLADIDDDAVAIRDGYQAQLATIADAVKAQQFAHAQALQRQLAHPLAHALWLRNVHVFDPVNGLRSDALNLHVADGHIVSMDARWQPAPGDSVYDGNGGTVIPGLHDMHSHSTLSSGLWYLAAGVTNTRDMGNDNAFLLDLTARIERGEIAGPRIVRNGFLEGRSPYSARNGFVVDTLADALKDVAWYKDHGYWQIKLYNSMNPAWVAPIAERAHALGMSVTGHIPAFTNADAMIAAGYDEITHINQLMLGWVLSPEEDTRTPLRLTAMQRVATLDLDAPNVRHTLELMRQRDIALDTTEVILERLMLSRAGRVLPADAPYLSHMPIAYQRYRQRTFVPDLDAQTDAQYRQALDKTLQLIGRLHRQGTVLLPGTDDSTGFTVHRELELYVAAGLTPQQALRAGTWQSELHFGRTDRLGSVHPGKQADFVLLSGDPTTDISAIRQPALVVKDQSLYLPAEIYRALGVAPFAPAPKKLQ; encoded by the coding sequence ATGACCCGCACGCTGCTGCTGGCCGCCGCCCTCGCCGCTGCCTGCACGTGCGCCGGCCACACCGCCAGCGCCGCGAACCCGCCGCAATCGCTGGTGCTGATCGCCAACGGCGAGAACGTCGGCTACCTGAAGGCGACGGCCGACGGCAACACCTACGAAGTCGATTACCACGTCGACAACAATGGCCGCGGTCCCAAGCACCACGAGACCATCGTGCTCGGCGAGCATGCGCTGCCGCTGGCGTGGTCGATCGCCGGCACCTCGCTGATGGGCGGCCAGGTCGCCGAGCGCTACCGATGGCGCGACGGCATCGCCGAATGGAACAGCCAGGCCGACAGCGGCCGCACCCCTCAGCCGCGACCGGCGCTGTACATCACCAACGACAGCAGCCCCTGGGCGATGTGGACCTACGCCAAGGCCTTGCTGGCCGCGCCCGAGCACGCCCTGGACGTGCTGCCCGCCGGCCGCATGCAACTGGAGCTGGTCGGCACGCTCGCACTGCAAGGCCAGGCCGGGGCGCCGCCCGTGCAGGCACGGCTGCTGCGGCTGTCCGGCCTGGACCTGGAACCGCACTACCTCGCCGTCGATGCCAACGACGCCCTGCTGGCGGATATCGACGACGACGCCGTGGCGATCCGCGACGGCTACCAGGCGCAGCTGGCGACCATCGCCGACGCAGTGAAGGCGCAGCAGTTCGCGCATGCGCAGGCATTGCAGCGCCAGCTCGCGCATCCGCTGGCGCACGCTCTGTGGCTGCGCAACGTGCATGTGTTCGATCCGGTCAACGGACTGCGCAGCGACGCGCTGAACCTCCACGTCGCCGACGGGCACATCGTCTCGATGGACGCGCGCTGGCAGCCGGCGCCCGGCGACAGCGTCTATGACGGCAACGGCGGCACGGTGATCCCCGGCCTGCACGACATGCATTCGCACAGCACCCTGTCCTCCGGGCTGTGGTACCTCGCCGCGGGCGTCACCAACACCCGCGACATGGGCAACGACAACGCCTTCCTGCTCGACCTGACCGCGCGCATCGAACGCGGCGAGATCGCCGGCCCGCGCATCGTGCGCAATGGCTTCCTGGAAGGCCGCAGCCCGTATTCGGCGCGCAACGGCTTCGTCGTCGACACGCTGGCCGACGCGCTGAAGGACGTCGCCTGGTACAAGGACCACGGCTACTGGCAGATCAAGCTCTACAACTCGATGAACCCGGCCTGGGTGGCGCCGATCGCCGAACGCGCGCATGCGCTGGGCATGAGCGTCACCGGCCACATCCCGGCCTTCACCAACGCCGACGCGATGATCGCCGCCGGCTACGACGAGATCACCCACATCAACCAGCTGATGCTGGGCTGGGTGCTGTCCCCCGAGGAAGACACGCGCACGCCGCTGCGGCTGACCGCGATGCAGCGGGTGGCCACGCTCGACCTCGATGCGCCGAACGTGCGCCATACGCTGGAATTGATGCGCCAGCGCGACATCGCCCTGGACACTACCGAGGTGATCCTGGAACGGCTGATGCTGAGCCGCGCCGGCCGCGTGCTGCCCGCCGATGCGCCGTACCTGTCGCACATGCCGATCGCCTACCAGCGCTACCGCCAGCGCACCTTCGTCCCCGACCTCGACGCGCAGACCGACGCGCAGTACCGCCAGGCGCTGGACAAGACCCTGCAACTGATCGGCCGCCTGCACCGGCAGGGCACCGTGCTGCTGCCCGGCACCGACGACAGCACCGGCTTCACCGTGCACCGCGAACTGGAGCTGTACGTCGCCGCCGGACTGACCCCGCAGCAGGCGCTGCGCGCCGGCACCTGGCAGAGCGAGCTGCATTTCGGCCGCACGGACCGGCTCGGCAGCGTGCATCCGGGCAAACAGGCCGACTTCGTGCTGCTGTCCGGCGATCCGACCACCGATATCTCCGCGATCCGCCAGCCCGCGCTGGTGGTGAAGGACCAGTCCCTGTACCTGCCCGCCGAAATCTACCGCGCCCTGGGCGTGGCACCGTTCGCGCCGGCCCCAAAGAAACTTCAATGA
- a CDS encoding RidA family protein, with amino-acid sequence MQTPHAPPSDTVSARLRALGMTLPPPLRVPDGVILPFAPVHVIGTRVLISGHGPQHADGSMAGGVGRVGDELDEAQGYAAARATALSMLASLERSLGSLERIKRWVRVFGMVRCAPGFQRQPSVINGCSDLLLALWGPELGQHARSAVGMAELPFGIPVEIEAEAELH; translated from the coding sequence ATGCAAACCCCGCACGCCCCCCCATCCGACACCGTGAGCGCGCGCCTGCGTGCGCTCGGCATGACCTTGCCGCCACCGCTGCGCGTGCCCGACGGGGTGATCCTGCCGTTCGCGCCGGTGCACGTGATCGGCACCCGCGTGCTGATCTCCGGCCACGGCCCGCAACACGCCGACGGCAGCATGGCCGGCGGCGTCGGCCGCGTCGGCGACGAGCTGGACGAAGCCCAGGGCTATGCCGCTGCGCGCGCCACCGCGCTGTCGATGCTGGCCAGCCTGGAGCGCAGCCTGGGCAGCCTGGAGCGGATCAAGCGCTGGGTGCGCGTATTCGGCATGGTCCGCTGCGCGCCCGGCTTCCAGCGCCAGCCCAGCGTGATCAACGGCTGCTCGGACCTGCTGCTGGCGCTGTGGGGGCCGGAACTGGGCCAACATGCACGCAGCGCGGTCGGCATGGCCGAGCTTCCGTTCGGCATCCCGGTCGAGATCGAAGCCGAAGCCGAACTGCACTGA
- a CDS encoding aminotransferase class V-fold PLP-dependent enzyme, translating to MDTRSPRFDLTRRQLLAAAGALPLSAALSSIAGATNATTAAASMPARGLQDLGSAFEIAGCYLNGAYMHPVSRAAAQAQRGFLDARLMNAGADKVDMGGDRERAMAALGRLLHADRDELAWIPSTMFGENLVLNGLGIPHSRQRVVTDAYHFNGSLFMYMELAKRGLDVQVVRPHDNRIRLEDLDKAITPGTRLVALTLVSSVNGFQHDLKAVCDLAHSRGALVYADLIQAAGNTPIDLHGSGVDFAASATYKWLMGDFGLGVLYARRTSQEALQQIVWGYRQEGETVSHLLPFDPPGEPPLQTQAIGGLAGKIEVGTLNNSAAAALATSLELIERIGVDAIRQWRQPRLARLHEAIPRLGFEPMTPPNSSSALLSFAQRDVGKRLAPKLKAAGVEVTLYRNYFRVSPSFYNGSDDVERLIEALS from the coding sequence ATGGACACGCGCTCGCCCCGTTTTGACCTCACCCGCCGGCAATTGCTGGCGGCCGCCGGCGCGCTGCCGCTGTCCGCCGCGCTGTCCAGCATCGCTGGCGCCACCAACGCGACCACGGCCGCCGCGTCCATGCCCGCACGCGGCCTGCAAGACCTCGGCAGCGCCTTCGAGATCGCCGGCTGCTATCTCAACGGCGCCTACATGCATCCGGTCAGCCGCGCCGCGGCGCAGGCGCAACGCGGCTTCCTCGACGCGCGGCTGATGAACGCCGGTGCCGACAAGGTCGACATGGGCGGCGACCGCGAGCGCGCGATGGCCGCGCTGGGCCGGCTGCTGCATGCCGACCGCGACGAACTGGCGTGGATTCCCAGCACCATGTTCGGCGAGAACCTGGTGTTGAACGGCCTTGGCATCCCGCACAGCCGCCAGCGCGTGGTCACCGACGCCTACCACTTCAACGGCTCGCTGTTCATGTATATGGAACTGGCCAAGCGCGGCCTCGACGTGCAGGTGGTGCGCCCGCACGACAACCGCATCCGCCTGGAGGACCTGGACAAGGCGATCACCCCCGGCACGCGCCTGGTCGCGCTGACCCTGGTGTCCAGCGTCAACGGCTTCCAGCACGACCTCAAGGCGGTCTGCGACCTGGCCCACAGCCGCGGTGCGCTGGTCTACGCCGACCTGATCCAGGCCGCCGGCAACACCCCGATCGACCTGCACGGCAGCGGCGTGGATTTCGCCGCCAGCGCCACCTACAAGTGGCTGATGGGCGACTTCGGCCTGGGCGTGCTGTACGCGCGCCGCACCAGCCAGGAAGCCTTGCAGCAGATCGTGTGGGGTTATCGCCAGGAAGGCGAGACGGTCTCGCACCTCCTGCCGTTCGACCCGCCTGGCGAGCCGCCGCTGCAGACGCAGGCGATCGGCGGCCTGGCCGGCAAGATCGAGGTCGGCACACTCAACAATTCCGCCGCAGCCGCGCTGGCCACCTCGCTGGAACTGATCGAGCGCATCGGCGTGGATGCCATCCGCCAATGGCGGCAACCGCGGCTGGCGCGCCTGCACGAGGCGATCCCGCGGCTCGGCTTCGAACCGATGACGCCGCCCAACTCCAGCTCCGCGCTGCTGTCCTTCGCCCAGCGCGACGTCGGCAAGCGGCTGGCGCCGAAGCTGAAGGCGGCCGGGGTCGAAGTCACCCTGTACCGCAATTACTTCCGCGTGTCGCCGTCGTTCTACAACGGCAGCGACGATGTCGAACGCCTGATCGAGGCCCTGTCATGA